The window GATTTTAATCCTGTTGAACCTAACATACGGCTGCACAGAGTATCATGCTCAGGGTGCAGGTATTGGTGGACTTGTAGGTGGTGTTGCAGGGGCACTCCTTGATAAAAAGAATCCATGGAGAGGCGGTGTGATAGGGGCAGGACTTGGTGCAGTTGCAGGTGCAACACTGACAGATATATCTATGCGGGCATCAAAGGAGGCAGCATCGTCTGGCAAACCCGTGGAATACAGAACTGAAGATGGCCGTGGTGTTTATAGGGCAGACCCGTTAGAATATGATGCAAAGACAAAATGCAGGAAGGTACAAGAAAGGGTCTGGGAAGAAGGGAAACGTGTGAAGGATCAGACAAAAGAGATTTGCGAAAGTGAGAAGTCTGAAAGAAGATATTAGAACGGGACATCCTCTATAGGTGTATTATTTTCCTTGTCCCCTTTTCCTTGTCTGTCCGAATCTGTCCCCTTTTCTGTCCGCGGAGGTGACATAATCACTTTGCAACAACAGCGGACAATTCTATTTGTTGACAACACAAAAATAAATCATAAAAATATAAAACTAGTTTTTTATAAAAACCTTGACAATATTGTCAGCAAGAGGTTATAAATAAGCCCACTAATTTATTTTTGGAGGTAAAAATTGGCAACACATAGTTCTGCAGTAAAGAGGCACAAACAGAGTCTAAAAAGACGCGACGGTAATATGGTTGTAAAATCAGGTGTTAAGACTGCAATTAAAAAGGTGAGGGATGCGGTAAAAGAAGGCAATAGAGAGGATGCAAAGACATGTCTTGTAAATGCTGTGAAACTTCTGGACAAGGCCGTCAGCAAAGGGATTTTACACAGAAATAATGCATCACGGAGAATATCCAACCTGACAACCGCAGTAAATTCTATCGCTGCAAAATAAGGCTGAAAAAAACATCCAAAGGCTGAAAGAAAACAAAAAAAACTTTTTTTCAGCCTAAAACCTGTTTTTCTATTCAAGACATAGTCTCATAACCAGTCTCTCTAGTATCAACCGGTGCAGCCTGCTAGATTTAAGTGCAATGTCAGTTTCATAAAGTTTACTGAAGATGCGGAGAAGTTCATCTTCAGTAAATACATCGCTTTGTTTTAGATATTTTTCAATATAAAATGGTGACACCCCTGCCATGCCGGCAATCTTGTTTTTAGGGGTATTTCTCTTGTTTAATGTCTTCATTTTCAGAAGGATTCTAAACTGTCGGGTAATCATAGCTAAAATTTTTAAAGGTTCTTCCCCTTCTTTTGTCTTTATTATCTTACCCAATGCCATAAGGGATTCTTTAATATCTTTTTTACCCAGCGAGTCTGTAAAATTGAATATGGATGACATTTTTATGTCAGATACCGTCATCTCTGCATCGCTTATGTCTATTGTTTTCTTGTTTCCAGCAAATAGTGTAAGTTTTTCAATCTCTTTCTTTAAATCAGAAAGTTCTTTTCCTGTTGTTTCTATGAGATGTCCTATTGCTGCATCAGATATATCCTTGCCTGTCTTTCTTATTTCGGTTCTTATCCATTGAGGTAGTTCTTTTTCTGACATAGAATTAAATGCAAACATATAGTTTCGCTTATCAAGTTCTGAAAACAGGTTACTGCCTTTTTCTATTTTACCTGTTAGTGCTACCAGAATTAATGAAGTGGTATTGCATGGTCTTTTTATATATTCAACAAGTTCTGAAGACTCTGATGTGCTGATTGACTCTATACCTTTTACAATAACGACCCTTTTATCTGATATGAACGGCGCGGTTTGGCAGGTTGAAATGATTGATGATATGTCAGAATCCTTGATATGAAATACATGATAGTTTAAATCTTTAAAATCAGGTTGAACTGTCTTGTCTTTAAGAAGATTTATTGCATCTTCAATCAAGAATTCTTCTTTGCCGTAGAGGAGATATACAGGGAGGATATTACCTTTTTTTATTCTGTCAAATGTGGTGTGCATTATAAAACTTAAAAATCCTCCAGCATCCTTTCCTTTATAAGCCTTGCACTGTCTTTTGCCATTTTCTTTAGTGCCTCCCATTCCGCAGTCTTTGTTGCGGTAATATCACTAGTAACCCTGAAGTCTTCATAATCAGTAAAGTTCTTATCCTGCCATAAAATCTTGCCGTCAGATTTTCGGACAAGGGATAGTTCAAGTCTTATTGTAAGACGATATTCCTGCAAAAGGTCGTTTCTGTTAAATGATACAGGTGAGAGTTTATAATCTTTAATAGTGCCGCTGATGGTTGCCTCTCCATTTGATACTACCTTTACAATACCGCTTATTACAAACTCATCCACTACAGCAGGTGTTATAACTGATTCCACATCAGGTTTCTGGGTTTCATTCTTAAAAAAGGGTATTGAGACTGTTTTGATGTCCCCTGGAAATTTGCCGTCCTTGCCTGCTATATGATAGCCACAGCCAGAAAGGGCAGTGAATAGTGAATAGTAAATAGTGAATAGGAAAAGCCAAAACAATATTTTTGATTTTTGATTTTTGATTTTTGATTTTTTCATCATCCTGCCACTATGTTTAATATTTTATCTTGAATATACACAACCTTCTTGATGCCTTTGCCTTGCAGCCATTCTTTGACTTTACTGTCATTAAACGCAGTATCTTCAGCCTGTTTTTGGCTTGAGCCTGCAGGTATGTTCAGACGGCTCCGCACCTTGCCGTTTATCTGGACAACAAGGGTTACCTCCTGTTTTACAAGTGCGTCCTCATTGTAAGACGGCCATAACATATTTGCAAGCAGTTCTTTATTCCCTATCTCCCGCCAGAGTTCTTCGCATATATGCGGGGCAAAGGGCGAAAGTAAAACAATAAGTGATTCTACAGCACCCCTAAACTCTTTTGATTCTTTATCTTCATATCTGGAGAGGAAGTTTATATATTCCATCAAGGCTCCAATGCCTGTATTGAAGTGAAACCTTTCAATATCTTCCGTAACCTTTTTAATTGTCCTATTCATCTCCTGCCATAATGGGGACTGGGGACTGGGGACTGGGGACTGGGGAGTTGTCTTTTCTTTTACTCCTGACTCCTGACTCCTGACCCCTGACTCTAATACAAGCCTCCACACCCTGTTTAAAAACCTGTATGCGCCTTCAACACCTTCATCGCTCCAGTCCAAATCCTTTTCAGGCGGTGCAGCAAACAGGGAAAATACCCTTGCAGTATCAGCGCCGTATTTTTTTATTAAATCGTCAGGGTCAACCACATTGCCCTTGCTCTTGCTCATCTTAGCCCCGTCTTTTATAACCATACCTTGCGTCAGAAGGTTTGTGAACGGTTCATCAATCTGGACGAGTCCCAAATCCCTTATCACCTTTGTAAAAAACCTTGAATACAAAAGATGCAGAACAGCATGTTCAATGCCGCCGATATACTGGTCAACAGGCATCCAGTATTTTGCCTTATCTTTATCAAACGGTGATGTATCTTCTGAAGGCGATGTATATCTCAGGAAATACCATGATGAATCAATGAATGTATCCATTGTATCTGTTTCCCGTCTTGCAGATGAACTTCCGCACCACGGGCATCTTGTTTTTATGAATTCATCCGATTGTGCCAGAGGCGAGCCGCCCTCGCCTGTAAGTTTTATATCCTCAGGCAGTATTACCGGGAGTTTTTCATAAGGCGCAGGGACAATGCCGCATGAATCGCAGTATATGAGCGGTATGGGACATCCCCAGTATCTCTGTCTTGATATGCCCCAGTCTTTTAATTTATATGAAACGGATTTTTTGCCTGTCCCTTTTTCCTCAAGTTCTTTTACTATTGCATCCATCGCATCCCTGTTATTCATGCCGTTAAACTGCTGTGAATTTACCATGATTCCGTCATCCACATATGCCTCTGTCATTGTCTCTGGGAACAGATTTAAAATCTGTCCCCTTTTCTGCGGCTGTATGACTACCTGCAATGGAAGGTTATACTTTTTTGCAAACTCAAAGTCCCTCTGGTCGTGTGCAGGAACTGCCATAACAGCGCCTGTGCCGTATTCCATCAGGACAAAGTTTGCAATATAAACCGGCATCTTTTTATTTGTAAGAGGGTTTATGCAGTATGAGCCTGTCCAAACGCCCTCTTTTTCAAGCAACGTCTCTGCTTGACTTCTTCTATCCTGTTTTTTTATCTTTTCCATGAACCTACTGACTTCTGACTCTTGACTCTTGACTGTTAGTTTCTCCGCCATAGGATGCTCAGGGGCTATTGACATAAATGTCGCGCCATAGAGCGTATCAGGTCTTGTTGTAAAGACCTTGATTTTATCCTGTGAATTGTCAATCGGGAAATCCACCTCTGCGCCTATGCTCTTTCCTATCCAGTTCCTCTGCATAGTCCCAACCCGCTCGGGCCAGCCTGTGAGTTTATCCAAATCACTTAACAGTTCCTCTGCATATGCCGTAATCTTCAAGAACCACTGCTCCAGTTCCCGTTTTTCTGCTAAAGAGTCGCACCTCCAGCAGAGTCCGTCTATAACCTGTTCATTTGCAAGCACAGTAGAGCATTTCGGACACCAGTTCACATATGATTTCTTTTTATATGCAAGTCCCTTTTCATACATCTTTAAGAAGAACCACTGATTCCACTTATAATATTCAGGCGTGAAGGTCGCTGTCTCCCTTGTCCAGTCATATGAAAGACCCATGCTTTTCAACTGGGTTTTCATGTAAGTGATGTTTTCCCTTGTCCATTTTGCAGGGTGTGTGCCGTGCTGTATTGCCGCATTTTCAGCAGGCATGCCGAACGAATCCCACCCCATTGGATGGAGGACATTAAATCCCCTCATCCTTAAAAATCTGGCGATGATGTCGCCTATGGAATAGTTCCTGACATGCCCCATGTGGATTTTTCCGGAAGGGTATGGGAACATCTCAAGGAGATAATATTTCTGTCTGGAAGTGTCTTCTGTTACAACAAAGACATTCTTTTCTTCCCATATCCTCTGCCATTTTTCTTCAATGATATGAGGCTCATATTTCTGGGACATCAAAATCCTCCTGATAAATGATAAATCATAGTATCTCCTGAATTTTTGATTTTTACCATACGGGCAGGCATATTATCAAGAAATTTTACCGTGATGTAATCCGTAAAATAGCGATTAAAAACCTCGCTATTTTAAAAACCTGCCTGCCTGTGCCGTTGGCACGGCAGACAGGCAGGTTTCCCCAAAAATCAATGTCTATTTTTGGGTGTAATGTTTCATGTTGACAATTCTGCGGTTAATATCATATAAATTACAATTCATTACAGATATGGAGGATAATATATGTTAAAGAGGCATTGTAAAAAGATTTGTTTTATCTTATCTATTTTGATACTGATTCCAAGTCTGGTATTATCTGCAGAACAAAAGTCAAAGACAAACAAAGGAGATGCTAAATTGGAAAAAATTAAGGATCCAAAGGCAGTGATTGAAACAAGGTATGGAAATATGGAGATGAGATTTTTCCCCGACGCAGCACCGAACCATGTTAAAAATTTTATAAAACTTGCAAAGACAGGTTCTTATGATGGAACTATATTCCACAGGGTCATACCGGGATTTATGATACAAGGTGGAGACCCTAATACAAAAGGTCCGAACAAATCAATCTATGGCACGGGCGGTCCTGGATATACTATTAATGCAGAGTTTAACAAGATAAGCCACAAAAGAGGGATTGTTTCTATGGCAAGGGCAATGGATCCGAATAGTGCAGGCTCTCAGTTTTTTATAGTTGTTGCGGATTCCAATTTTCTTGATGGGCAGTATACTGTGTTTGGTGAGGTTGTAAAGGGCATAGAAGTTGCTGATAAGATTGTGAACCTGCCTAGAAATGCAAATGACCTGCCTGATGAAAGGGTTGAGATTAAGGTAAAGATTATAGAGTAACCCAAAAATAGACATTGATTTTTGGGAGTAAGATTTTTTATGGAGGTGTAGTGCAGGTATGAAACTTTCACAAAGGGCATTGAATATAAAGGAGTCGCCGACTATGGCAATTTCAGCAAAGGCAAAGGCAATGAAGGAGCGGGGCTTTGATATTATTGACTTTGGTGTTGGTGAGCCTGGTTTTGATACGCCTGAAAATATAAAAGAGGCAGGGATAAAGGCTATAAGAGATGGTTTTACAAAGTATACTGCAGTTGGCGGCACAAACGAATTAAAAGACGCCATTATAGGAAAGTTTAGGAGAGATAATGACCTTGAATATACAAGGGATGAAGTCCTTGTGTCCTGCGGAGGTAAACATTCTATATTTAATCTCTGTATGGCGATGTTTGAATCCGGTGATGAGGTTTTGATACCTGCTCCTTACTGGGTGTCATACCCTGAAATGGTATCCCTTGCAGGTGCAGAACCTATCATAATCCCGTCAAGAGAGGATAACAATTTCAAGATAACAGCAGGCGATATAAATGAATATATAAGCCCTGCAACAAAGGCTGTAATAATCAACAGCCCTTCAAACCCAACAGGTGTGGTATATGAGCCTTCTGAACTGAAACTTATTGCCGATGTCTGTCTTAAAAAAGGCATATTCATCATATCAGATGAGATTTACGAAAAACTTATTTATGATGGACATCCGTTTGTTTCAATGGCATCATTTTCAAAGGCTGTGAAGCAGCAGACCATAGTTTTAAATGGTGTCTCAAAGACATATTCAATGACAGGATGGCGCATTGGCTATGCAGCGGGGCCAAAGGAACTTATAAAGGCAATGGCAGATATCCAGAGCCAGTCCACATCAAACCCATGCTCAATATCACAAAAATCTGCTGTAGAGGCTTTAAATGGCAAGCAGGATAGTGTAGAGAAGATGGCGGCAGAACTTGATGAAAGGCGAAAGGTGATGGTTAATGGTTTAAATGCAATAAAGGGTATAAAGTGCATAATGCCAAAGGGTGCGTTTTATGTATTTCCAAATATACGCAGGCTTTTAAATAAGAGGTTTGGAGATAAGGTTATAAAGACATCTACAGATATGGCAGACTTTCTTCTTGAGCAGGCAGAGGTTGCTGTTGTGCCAGGAGACGCATTTGCCGGATGGAACTATATGAGGCTTTCCTATGCAACAAATATGGAAAATATTAAAGAAGGATTGAAAAGGATAGGAGAGGCTGTATCAAAACTGGAATAAACATGCCCTTGGCAGCATGCCTTGTAAATTGGCTGGGGGACAAGGATTCGAACCTCGATAGACAGAGTCAGAGTCTGCCGTCCTGCCGTTAGACGATCCCCCAACTGATTCTAAATTTAATTCAAAATAATCCTTACAGTCAAGAGAAATTTATAAATGCGACATATCCTCATACCAACACTCCTTTTTTTGCTTACATTAGGCACTACACTTATATCCGGTTCTTTTATGGCAGGTGTCAATCCCTTTGCCAGTCTGACAGGTTTTGTATCAGGTATGCCGTTTTCAATATCTCTGCTTTCTATCCTCCTGACACATGAGATGGGGCACTTCATTGCATCAAAGAGACATGGTATTCTGGCAACACTGCCATATTTTATTCCAGGTCCGCCATTTCCACCTTTGCCAGGCACATTCGGCGCCTTTATAAAAATGAAATCCCCTGTAGTAAATAAAAGGTCGCTCCTTGATGTCGGGGCAGCAGGCCCTTTAGCAGGATTTATTGTTTCTGTAATTGTGACTATACTTGGCGTAAGGTTTTCAAAAATCTTGCCGACACAGGGTGTTTTTGCAGAACAACTCGGCTCTTCCTTGCTATTTGATATACTAACATATATTACTGTAGGACATATACCTGATGGTTACGACCTTTTTCTAAACCCTGTTGCATATGCAGGATGGATAGGTTTCTTTGTTACATCAATAAATCTCCTGCCAATAGGACAGCTGGATGGCGGACATATACTTTATGCAGTCGCAGGAACATGGCACAGGTTTATATCTGTCGGATTTATTATAGCATTGGTTATCATGGGGATAATGGTATATGAAGGGTGGCTTATATGGGCAGTTATAATAACTATAGTGGGAACAAAACATCCGCCTGTAATAGACGACTGTACCCCGCTGAACCCTGCAAGAAAATTAATCATGTGGATTACCCTTCTGGTTTTCATTTTGACTTTTATCCCTGCACCGTTTAGGATGTAACGCACTATGAGAGGTATTTGAATGAAGATATTTACCATTGAAGAACTGAAACAATACGACGGCAGCCAGAAAGGCATGCCAGTATATTTTACCTACAAAG is drawn from Deltaproteobacteria bacterium and contains these coding sequences:
- a CDS encoding glycine zipper 2TM domain-containing protein, with translation MKKLISFTMILILLNLTYGCTEYHAQGAGIGGLVGGVAGALLDKKNPWRGGVIGAGLGAVAGATLTDISMRASKEAASSGKPVEYRTEDGRGVYRADPLEYDAKTKCRKVQERVWEEGKRVKDQTKEICESEKSERRY
- a CDS encoding 30S ribosomal protein S20, with protein sequence MATHSSAVKRHKQSLKRRDGNMVVKSGVKTAIKKVRDAVKEGNREDAKTCLVNAVKLLDKAVSKGILHRNNASRRISNLTTAVNSIAAK
- the holA gene encoding DNA polymerase III subunit delta, whose translation is MGGTKENGKRQCKAYKGKDAGGFLSFIMHTTFDRIKKGNILPVYLLYGKEEFLIEDAINLLKDKTVQPDFKDLNYHVFHIKDSDISSIISTCQTAPFISDKRVVIVKGIESISTSESSELVEYIKRPCNTTSLILVALTGKIEKGSNLFSELDKRNYMFAFNSMSEKELPQWIRTEIRKTGKDISDAAIGHLIETTGKELSDLKKEIEKLTLFAGNKKTIDISDAEMTVSDIKMSSIFNFTDSLGKKDIKESLMALGKIIKTKEGEEPLKILAMITRQFRILLKMKTLNKRNTPKNKIAGMAGVSPFYIEKYLKQSDVFTEDELLRIFSKLYETDIALKSSRLHRLILERLVMRLCLE
- a CDS encoding LptE family protein, coding for MMKKSKIKNQKSKILFWLFLFTIYYSLFTALSGCGYHIAGKDGKFPGDIKTVSIPFFKNETQKPDVESVITPAVVDEFVISGIVKVVSNGEATISGTIKDYKLSPVSFNRNDLLQEYRLTIRLELSLVRKSDGKILWQDKNFTDYEDFRVTSDITATKTAEWEALKKMAKDSARLIKERMLEDF
- a CDS encoding leucine--tRNA ligase codes for the protein MSQKYEPHIIEEKWQRIWEEKNVFVVTEDTSRQKYYLLEMFPYPSGKIHMGHVRNYSIGDIIARFLRMRGFNVLHPMGWDSFGMPAENAAIQHGTHPAKWTRENITYMKTQLKSMGLSYDWTRETATFTPEYYKWNQWFFLKMYEKGLAYKKKSYVNWCPKCSTVLANEQVIDGLCWRCDSLAEKRELEQWFLKITAYAEELLSDLDKLTGWPERVGTMQRNWIGKSIGAEVDFPIDNSQDKIKVFTTRPDTLYGATFMSIAPEHPMAEKLTVKSQESEVSRFMEKIKKQDRRSQAETLLEKEGVWTGSYCINPLTNKKMPVYIANFVLMEYGTGAVMAVPAHDQRDFEFAKKYNLPLQVVIQPQKRGQILNLFPETMTEAYVDDGIMVNSQQFNGMNNRDAMDAIVKELEEKGTGKKSVSYKLKDWGISRQRYWGCPIPLIYCDSCGIVPAPYEKLPVILPEDIKLTGEGGSPLAQSDEFIKTRCPWCGSSSARRETDTMDTFIDSSWYFLRYTSPSEDTSPFDKDKAKYWMPVDQYIGGIEHAVLHLLYSRFFTKVIRDLGLVQIDEPFTNLLTQGMVIKDGAKMSKSKGNVVDPDDLIKKYGADTARVFSLFAAPPEKDLDWSDEGVEGAYRFLNRVWRLVLESGVRSQESGVKEKTTPQSPVPSPQSPLWQEMNRTIKKVTEDIERFHFNTGIGALMEYINFLSRYEDKESKEFRGAVESLIVLLSPFAPHICEELWREIGNKELLANMLWPSYNEDALVKQEVTLVVQINGKVRSRLNIPAGSSQKQAEDTAFNDSKVKEWLQGKGIKKVVYIQDKILNIVAG
- a CDS encoding peptidylprolyl isomerase, with amino-acid sequence MLKRHCKKICFILSILILIPSLVLSAEQKSKTNKGDAKLEKIKDPKAVIETRYGNMEMRFFPDAAPNHVKNFIKLAKTGSYDGTIFHRVIPGFMIQGGDPNTKGPNKSIYGTGGPGYTINAEFNKISHKRGIVSMARAMDPNSAGSQFFIVVADSNFLDGQYTVFGEVVKGIEVADKIVNLPRNANDLPDERVEIKVKIIE
- a CDS encoding pyridoxal phosphate-dependent aminotransferase, translated to MKLSQRALNIKESPTMAISAKAKAMKERGFDIIDFGVGEPGFDTPENIKEAGIKAIRDGFTKYTAVGGTNELKDAIIGKFRRDNDLEYTRDEVLVSCGGKHSIFNLCMAMFESGDEVLIPAPYWVSYPEMVSLAGAEPIIIPSREDNNFKITAGDINEYISPATKAVIINSPSNPTGVVYEPSELKLIADVCLKKGIFIISDEIYEKLIYDGHPFVSMASFSKAVKQQTIVLNGVSKTYSMTGWRIGYAAGPKELIKAMADIQSQSTSNPCSISQKSAVEALNGKQDSVEKMAAELDERRKVMVNGLNAIKGIKCIMPKGAFYVFPNIRRLLNKRFGDKVIKTSTDMADFLLEQAEVAVVPGDAFAGWNYMRLSYATNMENIKEGLKRIGEAVSKLE
- a CDS encoding site-2 protease family protein; its protein translation is MRHILIPTLLFLLTLGTTLISGSFMAGVNPFASLTGFVSGMPFSISLLSILLTHEMGHFIASKRHGILATLPYFIPGPPFPPLPGTFGAFIKMKSPVVNKRSLLDVGAAGPLAGFIVSVIVTILGVRFSKILPTQGVFAEQLGSSLLFDILTYITVGHIPDGYDLFLNPVAYAGWIGFFVTSINLLPIGQLDGGHILYAVAGTWHRFISVGFIIALVIMGIMVYEGWLIWAVIITIVGTKHPPVIDDCTPLNPARKLIMWITLLVFILTFIPAPFRM